From Streptomyces sp. TLI_053, a single genomic window includes:
- the ahcY gene encoding adenosylhomocysteinase produces the protein MSTDITGDFKVADLSLAPFGRKEIQLAEHEMPGLMSIRAEYAASQPLAGARITGSLHMTVQTAVLIETLTALGAEVRWCSCNIFSTQDHAAAAIAVGPNGTPENPQGVPVFAWKGETLDEYWWCTEQALTWPNGQTPNMILDDGGDATLLIHKGVEFEKAGAAPDPSTADNDEFRIILELLNRTLKDTPNKWTEVAATIKGVTEETTTGVHRLYEMHRDGQLLFPAINVNDSVTKSKFDNKYGCRHSLIDGINRATDVLIGGKVAVVAGYGDVGKGCAESLRGQGARVIVTEIDPICALQAAMDGYQVATLEDVVETADIFITTTGNKDIIMASHMARMKHQAIVGNIGHFDNEIDMAGLAKLPGVVKTEVKPQVHEWRKEDGRTIIVLSEGRLLNLGNATGHPSFVMSNSFANQTIAQIELFTKTEQYPIGVYVLPKHLDEKVARLHLDALGVKLTVLSQDQADYIGVPVEGPYKAEQYRY, from the coding sequence ATGTCGACCGACATCACCGGTGACTTCAAGGTCGCCGACCTTTCCCTGGCCCCGTTCGGCCGCAAGGAGATCCAGCTCGCCGAGCACGAGATGCCCGGCCTGATGTCCATCCGCGCCGAGTACGCCGCGTCGCAGCCGCTGGCCGGCGCCCGGATCACCGGCTCGCTGCACATGACCGTGCAGACCGCCGTCCTAATCGAGACCCTCACCGCCCTCGGTGCCGAGGTCCGCTGGTGCTCCTGCAACATCTTCTCCACCCAGGACCACGCCGCCGCGGCCATCGCGGTCGGCCCGAACGGCACCCCGGAGAACCCGCAGGGCGTGCCGGTCTTCGCCTGGAAGGGCGAGACCCTGGACGAGTACTGGTGGTGCACCGAGCAGGCGCTGACCTGGCCGAACGGCCAGACCCCGAACATGATCCTGGACGACGGCGGCGACGCCACCCTGCTGATCCACAAGGGCGTCGAGTTCGAGAAGGCCGGCGCCGCGCCGGACCCGTCCACCGCGGACAACGACGAGTTCCGGATCATCCTGGAGCTGCTCAACCGCACCCTCAAGGACACCCCGAACAAGTGGACCGAGGTCGCCGCCACCATCAAGGGCGTCACCGAGGAGACCACCACCGGTGTCCACCGCCTGTACGAGATGCACCGTGACGGCCAGCTGCTGTTCCCGGCGATCAACGTCAACGACTCGGTCACCAAGTCGAAGTTCGACAACAAGTACGGCTGCCGCCACTCGCTGATCGACGGCATCAACCGCGCCACCGACGTCCTGATCGGCGGCAAGGTCGCCGTCGTCGCGGGCTACGGCGACGTGGGCAAGGGCTGCGCCGAGTCGCTGCGCGGCCAGGGCGCCCGGGTCATCGTCACCGAGATCGACCCGATCTGCGCGCTGCAGGCCGCGATGGACGGCTACCAGGTCGCGACCCTCGAGGACGTCGTCGAGACCGCCGACATCTTCATCACCACGACCGGCAACAAGGACATCATCATGGCCTCCCACATGGCCCGGATGAAGCACCAGGCCATCGTCGGCAACATCGGCCACTTCGACAACGAGATCGACATGGCCGGCCTCGCGAAGCTCCCGGGCGTCGTGAAGACCGAGGTCAAGCCGCAGGTCCACGAGTGGCGCAAGGAGGACGGCCGCACCATCATCGTGCTGTCCGAGGGCCGTCTGCTGAACCTGGGCAACGCGACCGGCCACCCGTCCTTCGTGATGTCCAACTCCTTCGCGAACCAGACGATCGCCCAGATCGAGCTGTTCACGAAGACCGAGCAGTACCCGATCGGCGTCTACGTGCTGCCGAAGCACCTGGACGAGAAGGTCGCCCGGCTGCACCTCGACGCGCTGGGCGTGAAGCTCACCGTCCTCTCGCAGGACCAGGCCGACTACATCGGCGTTCCGGTCGAGGGCCCGTACAAGGCGGAGCAGTACCGCTACTGA
- a CDS encoding SigE family RNA polymerase sigma factor, giving the protein MAKQTRDAEFTEFVAARAPWLRKVAYLLSGDWHRADDLVQESVTKLYVRWSRLSRLENLDGYARTVLVNTFLAEQRSPWGRWTARRRTGAVPDSAAAPADLDLAVDLRRALAALPPRQRATVVLRHYCDLTVEQTAAALGCSTGNVKSQTSRGLDALRRSLGHQDHGGRAERDDRTEPTGHTDRTGLPDLRDLRPAVPVEGAVK; this is encoded by the coding sequence ATGGCGAAGCAGACCCGCGACGCCGAGTTCACGGAGTTCGTCGCGGCTCGGGCGCCGTGGCTCCGCAAGGTGGCCTACCTGCTCAGCGGTGACTGGCACCGGGCGGACGACCTGGTCCAGGAGTCGGTCACCAAGCTGTACGTGCGCTGGTCGCGGCTGTCACGGCTGGAGAACCTGGACGGGTACGCCCGGACCGTCCTGGTGAACACCTTCCTCGCCGAGCAGCGCTCCCCCTGGGGCCGCTGGACCGCCCGCCGCCGTACCGGGGCGGTGCCGGACTCGGCCGCCGCCCCCGCCGACCTGGACCTGGCGGTCGACCTCCGGCGCGCGCTGGCCGCGCTGCCGCCCCGCCAGCGGGCCACCGTGGTGCTGCGGCACTACTGCGACCTGACGGTGGAGCAGACCGCGGCGGCGCTGGGGTGCTCCACCGGCAATGTGAAGAGCCAGACCTCCCGGGGACTCGACGCGCTGCGCCGGTCCCTCGGCCACCAGGACCACGGGGGCCGCGCCGAGCGCGACGACCGCACCGAGCCCACCGGGCACACCGACCGCACCGGCCTTCCCGATCTCCGAGACCTCCGGCCGGCCGTGCCGGTGGAAGGGGCAGTGAAATGA
- a CDS encoding RDD family protein, which produces MSDLVTGEAVVLGLRTAKLPSRGLAVTLDLAVQVVGLVVTTLVLSLLAPDLDGAAVAAVTIGLTVLFLVALPIMVETLSRGRSLGKAALGLRVVRSDGGPVRFRHSLVRGLVGFLEIIVLFGVPAVICSVVSSEGKRLGDVFAGTLVVRERVPGGGGAAAALPPVNPQLLQAIGGELVALDLSAVPEPLWLAVRQFLGRIGELDQAVAHRMSARLADDLAARTGHPVPYGVHPAAYLGAVLTERQRREWTRAQGYAFQQQAQGRGQHTPQHYTPQQHASQQPAPPAAPAPPSPPASGTGFAPPA; this is translated from the coding sequence TTGAGCGACCTGGTGACGGGCGAGGCGGTCGTCCTCGGCCTGCGCACGGCGAAGCTTCCGAGCCGGGGCCTGGCCGTCACGCTGGACCTCGCCGTGCAGGTCGTCGGTCTCGTGGTGACGACCCTGGTGCTGAGTCTGCTCGCACCGGACCTGGACGGCGCCGCGGTCGCCGCCGTGACGATCGGGCTGACCGTCCTCTTCCTGGTCGCGCTGCCGATCATGGTCGAGACCCTCAGCCGGGGACGTTCCCTGGGCAAGGCCGCGCTGGGGCTCCGCGTGGTGCGCAGCGACGGCGGCCCGGTGCGGTTCCGGCACTCGCTGGTGCGCGGCCTGGTCGGCTTCCTGGAGATCATCGTGCTGTTCGGCGTTCCGGCGGTGATCTGCTCGGTGGTGTCGTCCGAGGGGAAGCGCCTGGGTGACGTCTTCGCGGGGACCCTGGTGGTGCGCGAGCGGGTCCCCGGCGGCGGCGGTGCGGCGGCCGCGCTCCCACCGGTGAACCCGCAGCTGCTGCAGGCGATCGGCGGTGAGCTGGTCGCGCTGGACCTCTCGGCCGTGCCGGAGCCGCTGTGGCTGGCCGTCCGGCAGTTCCTCGGGCGGATCGGCGAGCTGGACCAGGCGGTCGCCCATCGGATGTCCGCCCGGCTCGCGGACGACCTGGCGGCCCGCACCGGCCACCCGGTGCCGTACGGGGTGCACCCGGCGGCCTACCTGGGTGCGGTCCTGACCGAGCGGCAGCGGCGCGAGTGGACCAGGGCGCAGGGGTACGCGTTCCAGCAGCAGGCCCAGGGCCGGGGTCAGCACACCCCGCAGCACTACACCCCGCAGCAGCACGCTTCCCAGCAGCCCGCGCCTCCGGCCGCCCCCGCGCCGCCGAGCCCCCCGGCCTCCGGCACCGGTTTCGCCCCGCCCGCCTGA
- a CDS encoding stage II sporulation protein M → MDLDVFVATHQGEWARLDDLTRKRRPTGEEADELVALYQRVTGHLAKVQAAAPDPTLEGRLTSLVSRARDAVTGSRTSGWRDVARYYTVSFPAALYRARHWWIPVAVLSLVATALVAWWVAGHPEVRNSLGAPDALREMTRPGGAYETYYSDRPASSFAAQVWTNNAWIAVQCLLYGVVLGLPVLWVLWSNVLNLGLGVGLMASAGRLDVFLGLLVPHGLLELTAVFVAGGLGLRLGWTIVDPGPRSRATALAEEGRSIVGMGIGLATVLAVSGVLEAFVTPSGLPTWARITIGALAEVAFLFYALVLGRKAAATGETGDLDAADRADLQPVAA, encoded by the coding sequence ATGGACCTGGACGTCTTCGTCGCCACCCACCAGGGGGAGTGGGCCCGGCTGGACGACCTCACCAGGAAGCGGCGTCCGACCGGCGAGGAGGCGGACGAACTCGTCGCCCTCTACCAGCGGGTCACCGGCCATCTGGCCAAGGTCCAGGCCGCCGCGCCCGACCCGACCCTCGAGGGCCGGCTCACGAGTCTGGTCTCGCGGGCCCGCGACGCGGTCACCGGCAGCCGGACGAGCGGCTGGCGGGACGTCGCCCGTTACTACACGGTCAGCTTCCCCGCCGCGCTCTACCGGGCGCGCCACTGGTGGATCCCGGTCGCGGTGCTCTCACTGGTCGCCACCGCACTGGTCGCCTGGTGGGTGGCCGGCCACCCGGAGGTGCGCAACAGTCTCGGCGCGCCGGACGCGCTGCGGGAGATGACCAGGCCCGGCGGCGCCTACGAGACCTACTACTCCGACCGCCCGGCGAGTTCCTTCGCCGCCCAGGTCTGGACGAACAACGCGTGGATCGCCGTCCAGTGCCTGCTCTACGGCGTGGTGCTCGGCCTCCCGGTGCTGTGGGTGCTCTGGAGCAACGTGCTCAACCTCGGACTCGGCGTCGGGCTGATGGCCTCCGCCGGCCGCCTCGACGTCTTTCTCGGCCTGCTCGTTCCGCACGGCCTGCTGGAGCTCACCGCCGTCTTCGTCGCCGGCGGCCTGGGACTGCGGCTGGGCTGGACGATCGTCGACCCAGGCCCGCGCAGCCGGGCGACGGCGCTCGCCGAAGAGGGCCGTTCGATCGTCGGTATGGGAATCGGCCTGGCGACGGTGTTGGCGGTCTCCGGCGTACTGGAGGCCTTCGTGACGCCGTCGGGCCTGCCGACCTGGGCCCGGATCACCATCGGAGCGCTGGCCGAGGTCGCATTCCTGTTCTATGCCCTGGTGTTGGGGCGGAAGGCCGCCGCGACCGGCGAGACCGGAGACCTCGACGCGGCCGACCGGGCGGACCTCCAGCCCGTGGCGGCCTGA
- a CDS encoding DUF58 domain-containing protein, producing MAITGRTALLAALGALVTGLLLPSWAGVGAVTGAVLLAVVLDLVLAAPVRGLRIDRGGDTTVRLGEPAAVELTVTNPTGRPLRARIRDAWAPSAWRPGTGFAASRHTLTVPGHERRRVTTVLTPTRRGDHHAHKVTVRSLGPLGLAGRQGSHLVPWTVRALPPFASRKHLPSRLARLRELDGRTSVLTRGQGTEFDSLREYLPGDDIRSIDWRASARRHTVAVRTWRPERDRHILVVLDTGRTSAGRVGDAPRLDASLDAALLLTALATKAGDRVDLLAHDLRKRTAVAGRSPGEILPAFTNAMAVLEPALYETDMRSLVATALKMAPQRSLIVLLTGLDAASAEDGLLPLLPLLTKRHEVVLASVSDPHLDELAAGRGTVEAVYGAAAAEQTRADRRLTADRLTRAGITVLDAPPASIAPALADTYLALKAAGRL from the coding sequence ATGGCCATCACCGGGCGAACCGCCCTGCTCGCCGCGCTCGGCGCCCTCGTCACGGGCCTGCTGCTGCCGTCCTGGGCGGGTGTCGGCGCCGTCACCGGCGCGGTCCTGCTCGCGGTCGTCCTCGACCTGGTGCTCGCCGCCCCCGTCCGCGGCCTGCGGATCGACCGGGGCGGCGACACCACGGTCCGACTCGGCGAACCCGCCGCGGTCGAACTGACCGTCACCAATCCGACCGGACGCCCCCTGCGGGCCCGGATCCGCGACGCCTGGGCCCCGTCGGCCTGGCGGCCCGGCACCGGGTTCGCCGCCTCCCGGCACACCCTCACCGTCCCCGGCCACGAACGCCGCCGCGTCACCACCGTCCTCACCCCGACCAGGCGCGGGGACCACCACGCCCACAAGGTGACCGTCCGCTCGCTGGGCCCGCTCGGCCTGGCCGGGCGTCAGGGCTCGCACCTCGTCCCCTGGACGGTCCGCGCCCTGCCCCCGTTCGCCAGCCGCAAGCACCTGCCCTCCCGGCTCGCCCGGCTGCGCGAACTCGACGGCCGGACCTCGGTCCTGACCCGCGGCCAGGGCACCGAGTTCGACTCGCTGCGCGAGTACCTGCCCGGCGACGACATCCGCTCCATCGACTGGCGGGCCAGCGCCCGCCGCCACACGGTCGCCGTCCGCACCTGGCGGCCCGAGCGGGACCGGCACATCCTGGTCGTCCTGGACACCGGCCGCACCTCCGCCGGCCGGGTCGGCGACGCACCCCGGCTCGACGCCTCGCTCGACGCCGCACTGCTCCTCACCGCCCTCGCCACCAAGGCCGGCGACCGGGTCGACCTGCTCGCCCACGACCTGCGCAAGCGGACCGCGGTGGCCGGCCGTTCCCCGGGCGAGATCCTCCCGGCCTTCACCAACGCGATGGCCGTCCTGGAGCCCGCCCTCTACGAGACCGACATGCGCTCGCTGGTCGCCACCGCCCTGAAGATGGCACCGCAGCGCTCGCTGATCGTGCTGCTCACCGGCCTGGACGCGGCCTCCGCCGAGGACGGCCTGCTCCCGCTCCTGCCGCTCCTCACCAAGCGCCACGAGGTCGTCCTCGCCTCCGTGTCCGACCCCCACCTCGACGAGCTCGCCGCCGGCCGCGGCACCGTCGAAGCCGTGTACGGCGCCGCGGCCGCCGAGCAGACCCGTGCGGACCGCCGTCTCACCGCCGACCGCCTCACCCGCGCCGGCATCACCGTCCTCGACGCCCCGCCCGCCTCGATCGCCCCGGCCCTGGCCGACACCTACCTCGCCCTCAAGGCCGCCGGCCGCCTCTGA